In a single window of the Streptomyces cinnabarinus genome:
- a CDS encoding VOC family protein, which yields MASRLNPYLTFAGDARQAMEFYQQVFGGTLNLNSYGDFGQPDPAMADKIMHGLLETPNGFTLMGADNPEGAGKQGEHKYAVSLSGDDDTELRGYWEKLSEGGQVSVPLDKQMWGDVFGMCTDRFGVPWMVNISEKTG from the coding sequence ATGGCTTCACGACTCAACCCCTACCTCACCTTCGCCGGCGACGCCCGCCAGGCGATGGAGTTCTACCAGCAGGTCTTCGGCGGCACGCTGAACCTGAACTCCTACGGCGACTTCGGCCAGCCGGACCCGGCGATGGCCGACAAGATCATGCACGGCCTGCTGGAGACCCCGAACGGCTTCACCCTGATGGGCGCCGACAACCCCGAGGGGGCCGGCAAGCAGGGCGAGCACAAATACGCCGTGAGTCTCAGCGGCGACGACGACACCGAGCTGCGCGGCTACTGGGAGAAGCTCTCCGAGGGCGGCCAGGTCTCCGTGCCCCTGGACAAGCAGATGTGGGGCGACGTCTTCGGCATGTGCACCGACCGGTTCGGGGTGCCGTGGATGGTCAACATCAGCGAGAAGACGGGCTGA
- a CDS encoding Gfo/Idh/MocA family oxidoreductase — MRIGILGLGRIGAFHAETLSGLNAVDSLVLTDPFADAAKSAAERFGGEVVDSPEALFAAGVDGVVVAAATDAHPALIRAGVEAGIPVFCEKPVARTMTEGVEVLKAVAGAGVPIQIGYNRRFDAGFVAARAAVLGGELGKLHTVRSTTLDPAPPPAGYIAASGGIFRDCSVHDFDIIRWVTGREVTEVYAVGGNRGADYIREAGDADTTGALLTLDDGTLAVVSNSRHNARGYDVRMEIHGFTDSIAVGLEDKLPLRSVEPGVTFPAGTPHDFFMDRFTAAYRAELTAFTEVVAGTRTSPCTIEDALEAGWIADACTLSLHEHRPVTIEEVRQA, encoded by the coding sequence ATGCGCATCGGAATCCTCGGCCTCGGCCGCATCGGCGCCTTCCACGCCGAGACCCTCTCCGGACTCAACGCCGTCGACTCCCTCGTACTCACCGACCCGTTCGCGGACGCGGCGAAGTCCGCCGCCGAGCGGTTCGGCGGCGAGGTCGTGGACTCGCCCGAGGCCCTGTTCGCCGCCGGAGTGGACGGCGTCGTCGTCGCCGCGGCCACGGACGCCCATCCCGCGCTGATCCGCGCCGGGGTCGAGGCGGGCATCCCCGTCTTCTGCGAGAAGCCCGTCGCCCGGACCATGACCGAGGGCGTCGAGGTCCTCAAGGCCGTGGCGGGCGCGGGCGTGCCGATCCAGATCGGCTACAACCGCCGCTTCGACGCCGGGTTCGTCGCCGCGCGGGCCGCCGTGCTCGGCGGTGAGCTGGGCAAGCTGCACACCGTACGGTCGACCACGCTGGACCCGGCGCCGCCGCCCGCCGGGTACATCGCCGCCTCCGGCGGCATCTTCCGGGACTGCTCGGTGCACGACTTCGACATCATCCGCTGGGTCACCGGACGCGAGGTGACCGAGGTGTACGCCGTCGGCGGCAACCGGGGCGCCGACTACATCCGGGAGGCGGGCGACGCCGACACCACCGGCGCGCTCCTCACCCTGGACGACGGCACCCTCGCGGTGGTCTCCAACTCCCGCCACAACGCCCGGGGTTACGACGTCCGCATGGAGATCCACGGCTTCACGGACTCCATCGCCGTGGGCCTGGAGGACAAGCTGCCGCTGCGCTCCGTGGAACCCGGGGTCACGTTCCCCGCGGGCACCCCGCACGACTTCTTCATGGACCGCTTCACGGCCGCCTACCGCGCCGAACTCACCGCGTTCACCGAGGTCGTGGCCGGCACCCGGACCTCCCCGTGCACGATCGAGGACGCCCTGGAGGCGGGCTGGATCGCCGACGCCTGCACCCTGTCCCTGCACGAGCACCGCCCCGTCACGATCGAGGAAGTACGGCAGGCCTGA
- a CDS encoding Gfo/Idh/MocA family protein, whose product MTTPLGIAVIGTGRMGADHVRRIQEVISGARVTAVVDVDAERAKAVAGRVDGCAVHTDPAAAMASAEVDAVLVASPGPAHEAALMAAFARGLPVLCEKPLTPDAASALRLVEAERALGGRRVQVGFMRRYDAEYVRLKALLETGQLGRPLMLHQRHRNVASASFFTSDMLITDSVSHEVDVTRWLTGQEITAVTVLRPTSSAGAPEGLIDPQFVVLETAGGALADVEIFVNCGFGYQVQAEVVCERGTARVGDGHDLVTAMAGRWGGSIAQDWTERFADAYDREVQAWVDATRRGEVTGPGIWDGYAAAAVCEAGVRSLREGGRVEVELAARPTFYG is encoded by the coding sequence ATGACCACGCCCCTGGGCATCGCCGTCATCGGCACCGGACGCATGGGCGCCGACCACGTCCGCCGGATCCAGGAGGTCATCAGCGGGGCGCGGGTCACGGCCGTGGTGGACGTCGACGCGGAGCGGGCCAAGGCCGTGGCCGGCCGCGTCGACGGCTGCGCCGTGCACACCGACCCGGCCGCGGCGATGGCGTCGGCCGAGGTCGACGCCGTCCTCGTCGCCTCCCCGGGCCCGGCGCACGAGGCCGCGCTGATGGCCGCCTTCGCCCGCGGCCTTCCGGTGCTGTGCGAGAAGCCCCTCACCCCCGACGCCGCCTCCGCACTCCGTCTCGTCGAGGCCGAGCGGGCCCTCGGCGGACGGCGCGTCCAGGTCGGCTTCATGCGCCGCTATGACGCCGAGTACGTCCGGCTCAAGGCGCTGCTGGAGACCGGGCAGCTGGGCCGCCCGCTGATGCTGCACCAGCGGCACCGCAATGTCGCGAGCGCGTCCTTCTTCACCTCCGACATGCTGATCACCGACTCGGTTTCCCACGAGGTGGACGTCACCCGCTGGCTGACCGGCCAGGAGATCACGGCCGTCACGGTGCTGCGTCCGACCTCGTCCGCAGGTGCCCCCGAGGGGCTGATCGACCCGCAGTTCGTGGTCCTGGAGACCGCCGGCGGTGCCCTCGCGGACGTGGAGATCTTCGTCAACTGCGGCTTCGGCTACCAGGTGCAGGCCGAGGTGGTCTGCGAACGCGGCACCGCCCGGGTCGGCGACGGCCACGACCTGGTCACCGCCATGGCCGGACGCTGGGGCGGCAGCATCGCCCAGGACTGGACCGAACGGTTCGCCGACGCCTACGACCGGGAGGTCCAGGCCTGGGTCGACGCCACCCGGCGTGGCGAGGTCACCGGTCCGGGCATCTGGGACGGGTACGCGGCCGCCGCCGTCTGCGAGGCCGGGGTGCGCTCCCTGCGCGAGGGCGGCCGGGTGGAGGTGGAGCTGGCCGCACGGCCGACGTTCTACGGCTGA
- a CDS encoding sugar phosphate isomerase/epimerase family protein produces MAALDRIRVGSAPDSWGVWFPDDPQQVPWERFLDEVAEAGYRWIELGPYGYLPTDPARLTDEITRRDLKVSAGTVFTGLHRGPAVWESTWEHVSQVAALTQAMGAKHLVVIPSFWRDDKTAEILEPPELTGAQWAHLTKGMERLGHEVQEAYGLDIVVHPHADTHIDTEDHVERFLDSTDSDLVNLCLDTGHYAYCGGDSVKLIETYGERIGYLHLKQVDPEILADVVKNEIPFGPAVQRGVMCEPPAGVPELEPVLVAAQRLGVELFAIVEQDMYPCEPDKPLPIAVRTRKFLRSCGA; encoded by the coding sequence ATGGCGGCACTGGACCGCATCCGGGTCGGCTCCGCCCCGGACTCCTGGGGCGTGTGGTTCCCCGACGACCCCCAGCAGGTCCCCTGGGAACGCTTCCTGGACGAGGTCGCCGAGGCCGGATACCGGTGGATCGAGCTGGGCCCGTACGGCTATCTCCCCACCGACCCCGCCCGCCTCACCGACGAGATCACCAGGCGCGACCTCAAGGTGTCCGCCGGTACGGTCTTCACCGGACTGCACCGCGGCCCCGCCGTCTGGGAGTCCACCTGGGAGCACGTCAGCCAGGTCGCAGCCCTCACCCAGGCGATGGGCGCCAAGCACCTCGTCGTCATCCCCTCCTTCTGGCGCGACGACAAGACCGCCGAGATCCTGGAGCCGCCGGAGCTCACCGGCGCGCAGTGGGCCCACCTCACCAAGGGCATGGAACGCCTCGGACACGAGGTACAGGAGGCCTACGGCCTCGACATCGTGGTCCACCCGCACGCCGACACCCACATCGACACCGAGGACCATGTGGAGCGCTTCCTCGACTCCACCGACTCCGACCTCGTCAACCTCTGCCTGGACACCGGGCACTACGCCTACTGCGGCGGGGACAGCGTCAAGCTGATCGAGACCTACGGCGAGCGCATCGGCTATCTGCACCTCAAGCAGGTCGACCCGGAGATCCTCGCGGACGTCGTGAAGAACGAGATCCCGTTCGGACCGGCCGTCCAGCGCGGCGTGATGTGCGAACCGCCCGCCGGGGTGCCGGAGCTGGAGCCGGTGCTGGTGGCCGCGCAGCGGCTCGGGGTCGAGCTGTTCGCCATCGTCGAGCAGGACATGTACCCCTGCGAGCCGGACAAGCCGCTGCCGATCGCCGTACGCACCCGCAAGTTCCTGAGGTCCTGCGGCGCCTGA
- a CDS encoding LacI family DNA-binding transcriptional regulator — MGHPFPIREIARQAGLSEATVDRVLNARGGVRESTAREVQQAIADLDRQRTQVRLVGRTFMVDIVMQTPERFSTAVRAALEAELPSLHPAVVRSRFHFRETGPVEELTRTLDRIARRGSQGVILKAPDVPEITAAVGRLTEAGIPVVTLVTDLPSTSRLAYVGIDNRAAGATAAYLMGQWLGDRPGNVLTSLSSGFFRNEEEREMGFRSAMRARHPERALVEIAEGQGLDATQYDLVRAALDRDPEIRAVYSIGGGNIATLRAFADVGRACAVFVAHDLDHDNTRLLREHRLSAVLHHDLRQDLREACHHVMRAHGALPPAGPSLPSAIQVVTPYNMPTA; from the coding sequence ATGGGCCACCCGTTCCCGATCCGTGAGATCGCACGTCAGGCAGGTCTGAGCGAGGCCACGGTGGACCGGGTGCTCAACGCCAGGGGAGGGGTGCGGGAGAGCACCGCGCGGGAGGTCCAACAGGCCATCGCCGACCTGGACCGGCAGCGCACCCAGGTCCGGCTGGTCGGCCGTACCTTCATGGTCGACATCGTGATGCAGACCCCCGAGCGGTTCAGCACCGCCGTACGGGCCGCCCTGGAGGCCGAACTGCCCTCGCTGCACCCGGCGGTGGTGCGCTCGCGCTTCCACTTCCGGGAGACCGGGCCGGTCGAGGAGCTGACCCGGACCCTGGACCGGATCGCCCGGCGCGGCTCGCAGGGAGTGATCCTCAAGGCCCCGGACGTCCCCGAGATCACGGCCGCCGTCGGCCGGCTGACGGAGGCCGGGATCCCCGTCGTGACGCTGGTGACCGACCTGCCGTCCACCTCGCGCCTGGCCTACGTCGGCATCGACAACCGGGCCGCCGGCGCCACCGCCGCTTATCTGATGGGCCAGTGGCTCGGCGACCGGCCCGGCAATGTGCTCACCAGCCTCTCCAGTGGCTTCTTCCGCAACGAGGAGGAGCGCGAGATGGGCTTCCGCAGTGCCATGCGGGCCCGCCACCCCGAGCGCGCGCTGGTGGAGATCGCCGAGGGCCAGGGCCTGGACGCCACCCAGTACGACCTGGTCCGGGCCGCCCTCGACCGCGATCCGGAGATCCGCGCCGTCTACTCCATCGGCGGCGGCAACATCGCCACCCTCCGGGCCTTCGCCGACGTCGGCCGGGCGTGCGCGGTGTTCGTCGCCCACGACCTCGACCACGACAACACCCGGCTGCTGCGTGAGCACCGGCTGTCCGCTGTCCTCCACCACGATCTGCGCCAGGACCTGCGCGAGGCGTGCCACCACGTGATGCGCGCCCACGGCGCGCTGCCGCCCGCGGGACCCTCGCTGCCGTCCGCGATCCAGGTGGTCACGCCCTACAACATGCCTACGGCGTAG
- a CDS encoding ABC transporter permease, which produces MGTTRHADPAVTTPPAPGPKETDGRTARRPLALRLLARPEVGVFLGAVAVLVFFLITAPPVRDGGSMANILYQSSTIGIMALPVALLMIGGEFDLSSGVAVITSALTASMISYQLTMNVWVGVIAALIVSLAVGLFNGWMLVKTGLPSFLVTLGTFLILQGANLAITKWVTGNVATDDISDMDGFGQAKALFASSFDVGGVQVKITIVWWLVFAALATWVLLRTKYGNWIFAVGGNKESARAVGVPVTFTKISLFMLVGFGAWFVGMHQLFSFNTVQSGEGVGQELIYIAAAVIGGCLLTGGYGSAIGPVFGAFMFGMVQQGIVYAGWNPDWFKAFLGVMLLGATLINLWVRRTATRR; this is translated from the coding sequence ATGGGTACGACCCGGCATGCCGACCCGGCGGTGACCACACCGCCGGCCCCCGGCCCGAAGGAGACCGACGGGCGCACCGCCCGGCGCCCGCTGGCGCTGCGGCTGCTCGCCCGGCCCGAAGTGGGCGTCTTCCTGGGCGCCGTGGCGGTGCTGGTGTTCTTCCTCATCACCGCCCCGCCGGTGCGCGACGGCGGCTCGATGGCCAACATCCTGTACCAGTCGTCCACCATCGGGATCATGGCGCTGCCCGTGGCCCTGCTGATGATCGGCGGCGAGTTCGACCTGTCGTCGGGTGTCGCCGTCATCACCTCGGCGCTCACCGCCAGCATGATCAGCTACCAACTGACCATGAACGTATGGGTCGGTGTGATCGCGGCCCTGATCGTGTCGCTGGCGGTGGGTCTGTTCAACGGCTGGATGCTGGTGAAGACCGGCCTGCCGAGCTTCCTGGTCACTCTGGGCACCTTCCTGATCCTCCAGGGCGCGAACCTCGCCATCACCAAGTGGGTCACCGGCAACGTCGCCACCGACGACATCAGCGACATGGACGGATTCGGCCAGGCCAAGGCCCTGTTCGCGTCGTCCTTCGACGTCGGCGGTGTCCAGGTGAAGATCACCATCGTGTGGTGGCTGGTCTTCGCCGCGCTCGCCACCTGGGTGCTGCTGCGCACCAAGTACGGCAACTGGATCTTCGCGGTCGGCGGCAACAAGGAGTCCGCGCGGGCCGTCGGTGTGCCGGTCACCTTCACCAAGATCTCGCTGTTCATGCTGGTCGGCTTCGGCGCCTGGTTCGTCGGCATGCACCAGCTGTTCTCCTTCAACACCGTGCAGTCCGGCGAAGGCGTCGGCCAGGAGCTGATCTACATCGCCGCGGCCGTCATCGGCGGCTGTCTGCTGACCGGCGGCTACGGCTCGGCGATCGGTCCGGTCTTCGGCGCGTTCATGTTCGGTATGGTCCAGCAGGGCATCGTCTACGCAGGCTGGAACCCCGACTGGTTCAAGGCGTTCCTGGGCGTGATGCTCCTGGGCGCCACGCTCATCAATCTGTGGGTCCGCCGGACGGCGACCCGGAGGTGA
- a CDS encoding SDR family oxidoreductase, producing the protein MGLLDDKVVLVNGGTQGVGAAVARAAVREGAVVAVTGRRAEPGEALVAELTAAGGKALFVRADLADAEQPKAAVAEVVAAYGRIDCLVNAAGLTSRGTLLDTTPELFDQHVAINLRAPFFAMQAAVADMVAREAPGTIVNVITSSAHGGQPFLAPYVAAKAGLVGLTRNAAHAHRFDRIRINGLNIGWTATEGEDATQRTFHGAGDDWRERAAARLPMGTLGRPEEIADFVVFLLSERSGVVTGSVIDWDQNVLGGLD; encoded by the coding sequence ATGGGACTTCTCGACGACAAGGTCGTCCTCGTCAACGGCGGCACCCAGGGCGTCGGTGCCGCCGTCGCGCGGGCCGCGGTCCGCGAGGGGGCGGTCGTGGCCGTCACCGGGCGGCGGGCCGAGCCCGGCGAGGCGCTGGTGGCGGAGCTGACCGCCGCGGGCGGCAAGGCCCTGTTCGTCCGCGCCGACCTGGCCGACGCCGAGCAGCCGAAGGCGGCCGTCGCCGAGGTCGTGGCGGCCTACGGGCGGATCGACTGCCTGGTCAACGCCGCCGGGCTGACCTCCCGGGGCACCCTGCTGGACACCACGCCCGAGCTGTTCGACCAGCACGTGGCGATCAACCTCAGGGCGCCCTTCTTCGCCATGCAGGCCGCGGTCGCGGACATGGTGGCCCGCGAGGCGCCGGGCACGATCGTCAACGTCATCACGTCGTCGGCGCACGGCGGACAGCCCTTCCTCGCGCCGTACGTCGCCGCCAAGGCCGGGCTCGTCGGGCTCACCCGCAACGCCGCCCACGCCCACCGCTTCGACCGGATCCGGATCAACGGCCTCAACATCGGCTGGACGGCGACCGAAGGCGAGGACGCGACCCAGCGCACCTTCCACGGCGCGGGCGACGACTGGCGGGAACGCGCCGCGGCCCGGCTGCCGATGGGCACATTGGGCCGGCCGGAGGAGATCGCCGACTTCGTGGTGTTCCTGCTCTCGGAACGCTCCGGGGTGGTCACCGGCTCGGTGATCGACTGGGACCAGAACGTCCTTGGTGGACTGGACTAG
- a CDS encoding ATP-binding cassette domain-containing protein, giving the protein MTTPHGAILKDTGPEEGRPIVELRGAGKSYGNIRALHGVSLAVHPGQVTCVLGDNGAGKSTLIKIISGLHQHTEGEFLVDGEPVRFTTPREALDRGIATVYQDLATVPLMPVWRNFFLGSELTKGPWPVRRLDIETMKRTADQELRNMGIVLDDLEQPIGTLSGGQRQCVAIARAVHFGARVLILDEPTAALGVKQSGVVLKYIAAARDRGLGVIFITHNPHHAYMVGDHFSVLRLGTLELSAARDQVSLEELTNHMAGGTELAALKHELSQVRGVDVDELPEESDLTAPAPGTTGTTGTTEGKA; this is encoded by the coding sequence ATGACCACCCCTCACGGTGCCATCCTCAAGGACACGGGTCCCGAGGAGGGCCGGCCGATCGTCGAACTGCGCGGCGCCGGCAAGTCCTACGGCAACATCCGCGCCCTGCACGGCGTCAGCCTCGCCGTCCACCCCGGCCAGGTGACCTGTGTGCTCGGCGACAACGGCGCCGGCAAGTCCACCCTCATCAAGATCATCTCCGGGCTGCACCAGCACACCGAGGGCGAGTTCCTCGTCGACGGCGAACCAGTGCGCTTCACCACCCCCCGCGAGGCCCTGGACCGCGGCATCGCCACCGTCTACCAGGACCTCGCCACCGTCCCGCTGATGCCGGTGTGGCGCAACTTCTTCCTCGGCTCCGAGCTGACCAAGGGCCCCTGGCCCGTCCGCCGCCTCGACATCGAGACGATGAAGAGGACCGCCGACCAGGAACTGCGCAACATGGGCATCGTCCTGGACGACCTGGAACAGCCCATCGGCACCCTCTCCGGCGGCCAGCGCCAGTGCGTGGCCATCGCCCGCGCCGTCCACTTCGGCGCCCGCGTCCTCATCCTGGACGAGCCCACCGCCGCCCTCGGCGTCAAACAGTCCGGCGTCGTGCTGAAGTACATCGCCGCCGCCCGCGACCGCGGCCTCGGCGTCATCTTCATCACCCACAACCCGCACCACGCCTACATGGTCGGCGACCACTTCAGCGTGCTGCGCCTGGGCACCCTGGAACTGTCCGCCGCACGCGACCAGGTCAGCCTGGAGGAACTCACCAACCACATGGCCGGCGGCACCGAACTGGCCGCCCTCAAGCACGAGTTGTCACAGGTGCGCGGAGTCGATGTGGACGAACTCCCCGAGGAGAGCGACCTCACCGCACCCGCGCCCGGCACCACCGGCACCACCGGCACCACCGAAGGGAAGGCGTGA
- a CDS encoding phytanoyl-CoA dioxygenase family protein, translating to MSFTPVHRRVWLSARDCDLDSFRPLVERATDPVDYPHAIAVERNVLVYDGTATGEGLREELVRALTDGPGVVLFRGAFPDPAVVDRVTGVFEALIAEQRAAGTTAGDHFARPGANDRVWNALEKAARHDPSAFADYYANDVLALVSTAWLGPGYQVTSQVNVVNPGGTAQTAHRDYHLGFLSDEVAAAYPAHVHRLSPVLTLQGAVAHGDMPVESGPTLYLPYSQTYEPGYLAWRRPEFQAYFDAHHVQLPLAKGDAAFFNPALFHAAGTNRSADVRRMANLLQVSSAFGRAMETVDREAVVNAVYPVLLERRAAGAAEPWLENVIAASAEGYPFPTNLDRDPPVDGLAPPAQADLVRRALRESWTPSVLRDALRSGAERRAS from the coding sequence ATGTCCTTCACTCCCGTACACCGCCGTGTGTGGCTGTCCGCGCGGGACTGCGACCTCGACTCCTTCCGCCCGCTCGTCGAGCGCGCCACCGACCCCGTCGACTATCCGCACGCCATCGCGGTGGAGCGGAACGTCCTGGTCTACGACGGGACCGCGACGGGTGAGGGGCTGCGTGAGGAGCTGGTGCGCGCGCTCACCGACGGCCCCGGTGTCGTATTGTTCCGCGGCGCGTTCCCCGACCCGGCGGTCGTCGACCGGGTCACCGGGGTCTTCGAGGCCCTGATCGCCGAGCAGCGTGCCGCGGGCACCACGGCCGGGGACCACTTCGCCAGGCCGGGGGCCAACGACCGGGTGTGGAACGCGCTGGAGAAGGCCGCCCGCCACGACCCGTCAGCCTTCGCCGACTACTACGCCAACGACGTCCTCGCCCTGGTCTCCACGGCCTGGCTCGGCCCCGGCTACCAGGTCACCTCGCAGGTCAACGTCGTCAACCCGGGCGGCACCGCGCAGACCGCGCACCGCGACTACCACCTGGGCTTCCTCTCCGACGAGGTCGCCGCCGCCTATCCGGCGCACGTGCACCGCCTTTCCCCCGTACTGACCCTCCAGGGCGCCGTGGCCCACGGCGACATGCCGGTGGAGTCGGGCCCGACGCTGTACCTGCCGTACTCGCAGACGTACGAGCCGGGCTATCTGGCCTGGCGGAGGCCGGAGTTCCAGGCGTACTTCGACGCCCACCACGTCCAACTGCCGCTGGCCAAGGGCGACGCGGCCTTCTTCAACCCGGCGCTGTTCCACGCCGCGGGCACCAACCGCTCGGCGGACGTACGCCGTATGGCGAATCTGCTCCAGGTGTCGTCCGCGTTCGGGCGGGCCATGGAGACGGTGGACCGGGAGGCGGTGGTGAACGCCGTCTACCCCGTGCTGCTGGAGCGGCGGGCCGCGGGCGCGGCGGAGCCCTGGCTGGAGAACGTGATCGCGGCGAGCGCCGAGGGCTACCCCTTCCCCACCAACCTCGACCGCGACCCGCCCGTCGACGGACTCGCCCCGCCCGCCCAGGCGGACCTCGTCCGGCGCGCGCTGCGCGAGAGCTGGACGCCGTCGGTGCTGCGGGACGCGCTGAGGTCCGGCGCCGAGCGGCGCGCGAGCTGA